A stretch of Aureispira sp. CCB-E DNA encodes these proteins:
- a CDS encoding carboxypeptidase regulatory-like domain-containing protein — translation MVRYIILLTLLFLGSSTLFAQTTGSLQGKVIDVGNDEGLPFANVVLEKEGVQISGTQTDFDGNYNFSNVNAGTYDVLVSYVGYPTVKTEGVVVKLGQVVRFDIEMEEGTNFEITDSTGQKQEIVVRAYRIPLIEQDATSGGQTLGAEDIKNLATRNVTSIVATTAGVSQTDEGEAINSNGSRSTSNDTYIDGVRVIGNFGIPETEIDQVQIITSGVPAEFGDATGAITNIITKGPSSELTGGVQLETSQFLDAFAANRADVYFSGPILAKPMLNALGDTLKKDGKIRKSTILGYRLAGVYSTSLDSRPSALGSFQLKEDKLNEILANPLVANPSGSGRVYSADFITKDDLEVTQVRPNARESYAVANGKIDFKPNKDFYFVAGGQAQFNWGNSAGVGNRLFNYQYNPTYNTNTWRVSGRFRHTVSSTQPGGDSEDSDSTTLQSVFQNFSYELQGDYSQTNSASEDPRYKDRLWEYGYVGKFYRNLVPRIGPVDSIFITNTAGDTIATRVEDGHLANNISFTKYEPNWDINPGLAAYNNLIPQPLNPSDPSTFVPGAPTDMGQMEIVNGLNTGARTSVYGLFNAPHQLGTGYGKSNSSQVRANVKANFDLVMAQRSGNPIRHSIQLGGTFEQRITRSYNINPFSLWNLADQSVNFHMDEEATDPTRPTGEVYYDPVRQRQYDLYDILIRKDENGEEPDMTLFGQRLREDLGLTKRDWVNVHELTPDQMKLEWFEPSTLITGRSRVMSYYGYDYLGNPTGTDVDFFSFFTEKQVLADGREIKTRPIAPDKPIYVAGYIQDKFTYKDIICNIGVRFDSYDANTKVLNDPYSITGYETAAEFTSDQSIYAAGRRADFSHPENIGDDFAVYVNDNNKDAAVVGYRNGEQWYNASGVPVNNASELGSTIVPALKGFGTAAVDPQGENYKPTEAFRDYIPTLIVMPRIAFSFPISKEANFYANYDVLAQRPPSGAFASPFTYYNFRELVAGGSFIGNPDLKPQRTINYEVGFQQKLTDFSKFKVSLLYREERDLIQVRDFINAYPSTYSSFGNSDFSTTKAFKLEYDMRENNNLRILANYTLAFSEGTGSSPTSSTGIAADELKYVFPLSFDQRHTFYVMFDYRFKSGDRYNGPKIGKFDVLENTGINLAFNASSGRPYTRKEIPGGIGTTFQDRITDGSINGARMDWAFRVDLKFDRDFVIGKKSKNPIRLNVYLRIQNLLNTQNPLAVYAVTGSPTDDGFLTTTGSSGPGFAASQPASYETLYDLRMNNPFNISRPRRIFLGLRFSF, via the coding sequence ATGGTTCGTTACATAATTTTGTTGACTCTGTTGTTCTTGGGAAGCAGTACGCTTTTTGCCCAAACAACAGGTAGTTTGCAAGGGAAGGTTATTGATGTTGGCAACGACGAAGGGCTACCTTTTGCAAATGTAGTTTTAGAAAAAGAGGGAGTGCAAATCTCCGGAACACAGACCGACTTTGATGGAAACTATAACTTCTCAAATGTTAATGCTGGTACGTATGATGTATTGGTTTCTTACGTAGGGTATCCTACTGTAAAAACAGAAGGAGTTGTTGTGAAGTTAGGTCAAGTCGTTCGATTTGATATTGAGATGGAAGAAGGTACTAATTTCGAAATCACAGATAGTACAGGACAAAAACAAGAGATTGTTGTACGTGCTTATCGAATTCCATTGATTGAACAAGATGCTACTTCTGGTGGTCAAACATTGGGAGCAGAGGACATCAAAAACTTGGCGACACGTAATGTAACTAGTATAGTTGCTACAACTGCTGGGGTAAGTCAAACGGACGAAGGAGAAGCAATCAACTCTAATGGTAGCCGTAGTACCAGTAACGATACCTATATTGATGGGGTACGTGTAATTGGTAATTTTGGTATCCCTGAGACTGAAATTGATCAGGTTCAAATTATTACTTCTGGTGTACCTGCTGAATTTGGAGATGCAACAGGAGCAATTACAAATATTATCACAAAAGGACCTTCTTCTGAACTGACAGGAGGTGTGCAATTGGAGACTTCTCAATTTTTGGACGCGTTTGCAGCCAATCGTGCAGATGTTTACTTTTCAGGTCCTATTTTGGCAAAGCCGATGCTAAATGCATTAGGTGATACACTTAAGAAAGATGGAAAAATTCGTAAGTCTACTATCTTAGGATATCGTCTTGCGGGTGTTTATTCTACATCTTTAGATAGCCGTCCATCAGCTTTAGGTTCTTTTCAATTAAAAGAAGATAAATTAAATGAAATATTAGCTAACCCATTGGTTGCTAATCCAAGTGGAAGTGGTCGTGTTTACTCGGCAGACTTTATTACGAAAGATGATTTGGAAGTAACACAAGTTCGTCCAAATGCTCGTGAATCGTATGCAGTAGCAAATGGTAAAATTGATTTTAAACCTAACAAAGATTTCTACTTTGTTGCTGGAGGTCAAGCTCAGTTCAACTGGGGAAATTCTGCAGGTGTAGGAAATCGTTTGTTTAACTATCAATACAATCCAACTTATAATACCAACACTTGGCGTGTGTCTGGACGTTTCCGTCACACTGTAAGCTCTACACAACCAGGTGGAGATAGCGAAGATAGTGATTCTACGACCTTACAGTCTGTATTCCAGAACTTTAGTTATGAATTGCAAGGAGATTACTCGCAAACTAATAGTGCTAGTGAAGATCCTCGTTACAAAGATCGTTTGTGGGAATATGGATATGTTGGTAAATTCTACAGAAATCTTGTTCCTAGAATTGGTCCTGTTGATTCTATTTTTATTACCAATACTGCAGGAGATACCATTGCTACTAGAGTAGAAGATGGGCATTTGGCTAACAATATTAGTTTTACTAAATACGAACCAAACTGGGATATTAATCCAGGCTTGGCTGCTTATAACAATTTGATTCCACAACCTCTTAACCCAAGTGATCCTAGTACATTTGTTCCTGGTGCTCCAACAGATATGGGGCAAATGGAAATTGTCAATGGATTAAACACGGGAGCTCGTACCAGTGTATATGGTTTGTTCAATGCACCTCATCAATTGGGAACAGGTTATGGAAAAAGTAACAGCTCTCAAGTTCGTGCAAATGTTAAAGCTAATTTTGATTTAGTGATGGCTCAACGATCTGGAAATCCTATTCGTCACTCTATTCAATTAGGAGGTACATTTGAGCAGCGTATTACTCGTTCTTATAATATTAATCCATTCAGTTTGTGGAATTTGGCAGATCAATCTGTTAACTTTCATATGGATGAAGAAGCAACTGATCCTACTCGTCCAACTGGGGAAGTTTATTATGACCCAGTAAGACAACGTCAATATGACTTGTATGATATCTTGATTCGTAAAGACGAAAATGGAGAAGAGCCAGATATGACTTTGTTTGGTCAGCGTTTAAGAGAAGACTTAGGTTTGACAAAACGTGATTGGGTGAATGTACATGAGTTAACACCAGACCAAATGAAATTAGAATGGTTTGAGCCATCTACGTTGATTACAGGACGTAGCCGTGTTATGAGCTACTATGGATACGATTACTTAGGAAATCCTACTGGTACAGATGTTGACTTTTTCTCTTTCTTTACAGAGAAACAAGTACTAGCAGATGGTCGTGAAATTAAAACACGTCCAATTGCACCAGACAAGCCAATTTATGTTGCTGGTTACATCCAAGATAAGTTTACCTACAAAGATATTATTTGTAATATCGGAGTACGTTTTGATAGTTATGATGCCAATACAAAAGTATTGAATGATCCTTATTCAATCACTGGTTACGAAACGGCGGCAGAATTTACAAGCGATCAATCAATATATGCAGCTGGTCGACGTGCAGATTTCTCACACCCTGAAAATATAGGAGATGATTTTGCAGTTTATGTAAATGATAACAACAAAGACGCTGCTGTTGTTGGATATAGAAATGGAGAACAATGGTATAATGCGAGTGGTGTTCCTGTGAATAATGCTTCAGAATTGGGATCTACAATTGTACCAGCACTTAAAGGTTTTGGTACTGCTGCTGTTGATCCTCAAGGTGAGAATTATAAGCCAACAGAAGCATTCCGTGATTATATACCTACTTTGATTGTAATGCCTCGTATTGCATTCTCTTTCCCAATTTCTAAGGAAGCAAACTTTTATGCGAACTACGATGTATTGGCACAGCGTCCACCTAGTGGTGCTTTTGCTTCTCCTTTTACATACTATAACTTTAGAGAATTAGTTGCTGGTGGTTCGTTTATTGGTAATCCAGACTTGAAGCCACAACGCACCATTAACTATGAAGTTGGTTTCCAACAAAAATTAACAGACTTCTCTAAATTTAAAGTTTCTTTATTGTATAGAGAAGAGAGAGATTTAATTCAGGTAAGAGATTTTATCAATGCATACCCATCTACTTATAGTTCTTTTGGTAACAGTGATTTCTCGACAACCAAAGCCTTTAAGTTGGAGTACGATATGCGTGAAAATAACAACTTGCGTATTTTGGCGAACTATACTTTGGCTTTCTCTGAAGGAACAGGATCTAGTCCTACTTCATCGACAGGTATTGCAGCTGATGAATTAAAGTATGTATTCCCTCTTTCTTTTGATCAAAGACATACATTCTATGTAATGTTTGATTACCGTTTCAAAAGTGGAGATCGTTACAATGGACCAAAAATTGGTAAATTTGACGTCTTAGAAAATACGGGAATTAACTTGGCATTTAACGCAAGCTCAGGTCGTCCATATACTCGTAAAGAAATTCCTGGAGGTATTGGAACTACTTTCCAAGATCGTATTACAGATGGTAGCATCAATGGTGCTCGCATGGATTGGGCATTCCGTGTAGATTTGAAATTTGATAGAGATTTTGTGATTGGTAAAAAATCTAAAAATCCAATCCGTTTAAATGTGTACTTACGTATTCAAAACTTGTTGAATACTCAAAACCCATTAGCTGTATATGCTGTTACAGGCTCACCTACAGATGATGGCTTCTTGACAACAACAGGTAGTTCTGGTCCAGGTTTCGCAGCTTCTCAACCAGCTTCTTATGAGACATTGTATGATTTGCGTATGAACAATCCATTCAATATCTCTAGACCTAGACGAATTTTCTTAGGATTGAGATTTAGTTTCTAA